aaaaaaataaataacggaaaagtggtgcacgcatatgtattcaccccctttgctatgaagcctctaaataagatctggtgcaaacaattaccttcagaagtcacataattagttaaataaagtccacctgtgtgcaatctaagtgtcacatgatctgtcacatgatctcagtatatatacacctgttctgaaagtctgcagcaccactaagcaaggtgcaccaccaagcaagcggcaccatgaagaccaaggagctctccaaacaggtcagggacaaagttgtggagaagtacagatcagggtttggttataaaaaaatatcagcaactttgaacatcccaccatttaaatccattattaaaaatggaaagaatatggcaccacaacaaacctgccaagagagggctgcccaccaaaactcacggaccaggcaaggtgggcattaatcagagcggcaacaaagagaccaaagataaccctgaaggagctgcaaagctccacagcggagattgtagtatctgtccataggaccactttaagccgtacactctacagagctgggctttacggaagagtggccagaaaaaaagccattgcttaaagaaaaaaataaggaaacacgtttgatgttcgccaaaaggcatgtgggagattccctaaacatatggaagaagatactaTGGTCAGATCAGtctaaaattgagatttttggccatcaaggaaaacgctatgtctggcgcaaacccaacacctctcaactgaaactggtcagaattgaaggaatgacggatggcgctaaatacagggaaattcttgaggggaaacctgtttcagtcttccagagatttgagactgggacggaggttcaccttccagtaggacaatgaccctaagcatactgctaaagcaacacttgagtggtttaaggggaaacatttaaatgtcttggaatggcctagtcaaagcccagacctcaatccaattgagaatgtgtggtatgacttaaagattgttgtacaccagtggaacccatccaacttgaaggagctggagcagttttgccttgaagaatgggcacaaaaaagcttatagagacataccccaagagacttgcagctgtaattgctgcaaaaggtggctctacaaagtattgactttgggggggtgaatatttatgcACACTccagttttctatttttttggtcttatttcttgtttgtttcacaataaaaaaaaatattttgcgatttcaaagtggtaggcgtgttgtgtaaatcaaatgatacaaaccccccaaaaatccattttaattccaggttgtaaggcaacaaaataggaaaaatgccaaggggggtgaatactttcgcaagccactgtaactgcACTAagcataccaaacattaggaacaccttcctaatattgatttgCATCCCCCCcctgtcggggcatggactacaaggtgtcgaatgcgttccacagggatgctggcccatgttgactaatgcgtcccacagttgtatcaaattggcagcgttgcagttcttgacaccaaccggtgcgcctagcacctactaccataccccgttcaaaggcacttaattatttggtcttgcccattcaccctctgaatggcacacatacacaatccatgtctcaattgtcaaggcttaaaaatccttctttaacctgtctcctccccttcatctacactgcttgaagtggatttaacaagtgacatcaataagtgatcatagctttcacctggactcATCTGGTCAGTTTGTcatggaatgagcaggtgttcttaatgttttgtacactcagtgtatataggggataggttggaaatagggtgtcatttcagacGCACCTCATGTTATTGTCATGTCTAATGTGTTGTGCATCCATATTTTGTAGGTGGCCAACTACATCACTTATGTAATTACCATGCTATTATGTCTAATGTTGTCTATCTATACAGGTGAACAGAGTAATATatttagagtgttgggccaacTTTAAGAATGGATGCAATGTTGGCGCCTTCGAGCGTTCCATTCATGACGAGAATTTTGAATATTGTACTTATCATTGTTAAAAATTCAGTGAACTGCTATTGGTCAATATTGCccatggggagctaacatggaTGCCATGGAATGTAGGTTATGTAAATGCATCATCATTTTAAAGAAAAACTCAACGTACTAACTCTCTTAATATATGGCTCTGCAGGTGGCCAACTACATTAAGGACCAGTCAGTGAACACTCAGGCTATAGTGATCTCTCTGAAGGAAGAGTTCTACACCAAGGCTGACTCGCTCATCGGGGTCTATCCAGAGGTATGAACATACACGGACACAACAAAGCACACACACGAGCACCGCATACACATAAGATGCAACACACCTATCCATAAATCATTTTTAATGCTTTCACATAAAAACATTACTTTCCCTTTTCGAGAATAAAATGTAGCTATGTGTGTTAGCTGTTTTCTATGAAATAAGGGCAAAACTGACAGCACCACTCTTTCCCCCCCACAGCAAGGAGATTGCGTAATCAGCAAAGTACTAACCTTTGACCTGTCTGTGTACCCTGACGCCAACCCCAATGAGTAGAACCCCCAACGAGTAGAACCCAACCTCAACGAGCAAGACATCACTCGGAAGAGAGGAGCGAAATTAAACGACAGGCATACCTTTTTAACTCATTTAACCATGGTCGTATTCCTTAGGGCAGGCAACTGAAAACCATTGAAAACATTTTGCAACTGACAATGGAAATGAGTGTCCAgctagtccctccctgtttctgcccattttcttcctcttttaaaTTAATTCAATGAAATGTATATATCTGAAATCCTGGTAAGTACAGCCTGCTTGGGCATTTTTCACTTATTGTGCTACTTTCATTATATGATTCGTCTTAGAATTGGAAAAGCCTTAGGTCTCATTTGGTGTCCACTTCATTGCCAGTCGGATGTCATCTGATCCCCCCCCAAGTCTAACTAGCTTGGATCCAAACTGAGTTGTTCCGGTTGTTTTAATTTTTTCACGATGTGTTTCAATGTCAGCAATGGCTATGGTTGTAATTTCTCTGCCTTTTGCCTAAGATTAAGTGTAGTGTCAAGTCAGGAATGGCTACAGTTGGTTTCACCAACAGGAATGGCatcaaaaataagtatttgtacAATGTACAACCATAAAGAAAAACAACCCAAGGAAATACCTTTGCAGTGTTGGAGAAAAACACTATAATACCCTTCTCAGTGTTGGAGATGGAGAAACTGTAGAGGTTGATGTGGATGAAagggagaagagagcagaggcACATTTGGGCCTTGTGTTTTGCGCTATCATGTGACCTAGCAAGATGTTTTCCTGTATTTTAAGCCTTTTCCAGAAATGAGAATTACACCAAAAATGAAAACAATTGTCTGAGGATGGTGCAGGACGATCTGACATGAAAAGAAaaggggacagtttgatgaaaaagctttaaataaaggttaaaatccaggCATGTCACATGACTGTGCAAAACACAGGACCCTAGTTATTGTATATCACATCATAGTTACAATATGGAAATATGAGCGGTGCAATTTTAAATAGACGTGAAGTGAAATATTAAATATACGTGAAGTGAAACAATATTCAGTTTGGATCCAGGCTACCAACCAGGTCACCTGTTGGTTTTAGCAGACGCTGTGAGCCTAATACGTGGTAAATCAGTACTGTTTAATGATCTTTAATTGCATTGGGTACATTACAAACTGTCATGAGATAATAATGAAACTCCATTAGGGTGATCCATATAATTCTATCACCTAAATAGAGGTGACATCACTTTAAAATTATAATGAAAAGCAATGATTTATTACCTAAGGCTTTGGTAATAATCTGTTTCGAGCACGTCTAGGTACATGTGTTTCTAGCACGTCTAGGTACATCTGTTTCTAGCACATCTATGTACATCTGTTTCTAGCACGTCTAGGTACATCTGTTTCTAGCACGTCTAGGTACATCTGTTTCTAGCACGTCTAGGTACATCTGTTTCTAGCACAAATGTATTTAGGTGATAGAGTTATGAGTAGCTAAGTACCATTGACTTGGGGAAGTAATGTCTGCTTTTGATAGTGGCTTTGAAAGTGTCCCCCGGCATTTGTTTTAAATCAGTCCAAGACATATGGGGTTACTCCAGTTATGGGTCAATCCTGCTTCAGAAATGTTGTGTATTCCATTGACATTGTATTGATTATTTTCAGTTAATAAAAACAACTATTTTTGAACTTGTTTGTTCtaattgtgtatttgtgttcGTAGTAGGTTTAGCCcatgtattacattttagtcatttagcagacgctcttatccagagtgacttgcatatattttaatatacagtaccagtcaaaagtttggacacacctactcattcaagggtttttctttatttttactattttctacattgtagaataatagtgaagacatcaaaactatgaaataacacatggaatcatgtagtaaccaaaaagtgttaaataaatcaaaatatattttagattcttcaaagtagccatcctttgccttgatgacagctttgcacactcttttttTGTTACTGcataattccatatgttttatttcatagtgttgatgtcttcactattattctacaatgtagaaaatagtaaaaataaagaaaaacccttgaatgagtaggtgtgtttcGTATGACTTAGGTTAAGTGTTAATACAGAGTATGTCTTTTGTAGATATTTGATTTAGTAAGTTTAGTGTTTTATACATGTATTTTATAACTTATTTCATAACGTACCACTCATCCTGCAAGAATGTGTTTTTTTATAATAGGAGTTTTCATTCCATAAGGGGGAGCGGTACGATGCGTTGACGTGTCAAGATATTTTATAGACCGACTGGTCCTCCTCTGTTTACACACAGCAGCAGGAGTACACGCGGAGCAGAAACCCAGAGAGATTATTCACTTTACATGTCTTTCACTGAGGCTCCATCTAGATGTACCATGACATTTGTCATGTAATCACATTATTCTGTTACGTTATTCAACACAATTCAAGCTAACTCACCTGTTGTTCTGAGATGCCGTCCCACTCCAAAAAGAAGGAGTCCTCCGGTGGACTGGCCAGGTTCACACtcatgatatttttttttttttttttttatatacagtggggagaacaagtatttgatacactgccgattttgcaggttttcctacttacaaagcatgtagaggtctgtaatttttatcacaggtacacttcaactgtgagagacggaatataaaacaaaaatccagaaaatcacattgtatgatttttaagtaattagtttgcattttattgcatgacataagtatttgatcacctagcaaccaataagaattccggctctcacagacctgttagtttttctttaagaagccctcctgttctccactcattacctgtattaactgcacctgtttgaactcgttacctgtataaaagacacctgtccacacactcaatcaaacagactccaacctctccacaatggccaagaccagagagctgtgtaaggacatcagggataaaattgtagacctgcacaaggctgggatgggctacaggacaataggcaagcagcttggtgagaaggaaacaactgttggcacaattattagaaaatggaagaagttcaagatgacggtcaatcaccctcagtctgggtctacatgcaagatctcaccttgtggggcatcaatgatcatgaggaaggtgagggatcagcccagaactacacggcaggacctggtcaatgacctgaagagagctgggaccacagtctcaaagaaaaccattagtaacacactacgccgtcatggattaaaattctgcagcgcacgcaaggtccccctgctcaagccagcacatgtccaggcccgtctgaagtttgccaatgaccatctggatgatccagaggaggaatgggagaaggtcatgtggtctgatgagacaaaaatatagctttttggtctaaactccactcgccgtgtttggaggaagaagaaggatgagtacaaccccaagaacaccatcccaaccgtgaagcatggaggtggaaacatcattctttggggatgcttttctgcaaagaggacaggacgactgcaccgtattgaggggaggatggatggggccatgtatcgcgagatcttggccaacaaccttcttccctcagtaagagcattgaagatgggtcgtggctgggtcttctagcatgacaacgacccgaaacacacagccagggcgactaaggagtggctccgtaagaagcatctcaaggtcctggagtggactagccagtctccagacctgaaccctatagaaaatctttggagggagctgaaagtccgtattgcccagcgacagccccgaaacctgaaggatctggagaaggtctgtatggaggagtgggccaaaatccctgctgcagtgtgtgcaaacctggtcaagacctacaggaaacgtatgatctctgtaattgcaaacaaaggtttctgtaccaaatattaagttctgcttttctgatgtatcaaatacttatgtcatgcaataaaatgcaaattaattacttaaaaatcatacaatgtgattttctggattttgttttagattccgtctctcacagttgaagtgtacctatgataaaaattacagacctctacatgctctgtaagtaggaaaacctgcaaaattggcagtgtatcaaatacttgttctccccactgtatatctcacgaTATTCATTTGTTCATCAAACCCCCTCTACCCGTTCCAGTACCGTGTTACCTCTGCCTCCCTGGGCAGCAGCAGCACAATCAGGCTGCGGTCTCATGTCCTgtaaggggggggagagagagagagagagagagagagagagagagagtcagtgtgtGTACAAGACGTTACACACACCTGTTAATCAGTGACGCAAAAACCAGCAAACCAGTAGAATTGTTCCTCATAACCCTCACATCCCACAGCCTCCCGACAGACGTAACATTGTGTTGCAGATGTTAAGAAGCAGAGACCATATCTTCACCTACCAACCCCAGTGTTTTTCCTCTGTGTGGTGTATATCTGTTCATATACCTCAGAGTCCTCCTCGTTGTGAAGGGGTTGGATGTAGGGGTCATGTTTACGGTTGAGAGGTTCAACCAGCAGCAGGAACAACATGTAGAGTAGCAGAGAGCCCACCACTGACAGGTAGATGATGATCGTCACCTGGGGGGGATGGAAAATAAATGTAGCTTGGATTAAAGTTCGGGAGACAAAGCCTTTGGCTGCTTTTTGAAATGCAAATGCAAACATTTGACAAGTAAAACATGCAGGGGTAcaaagagaggaaaggaaggatGTATCTAAAAAGGAGGGGGAT
This portion of the Coregonus clupeaformis isolate EN_2021a chromosome 24, ASM2061545v1, whole genome shotgun sequence genome encodes:
- the LOC121538312 gene encoding putative protein 2, giving the protein MSCGSFEDVRSKCICPPYRNITGHIYNRNVSQKDCNCLHVVEPMPVQGHDVEAYCLLCECKYEERSINTINVTIIIYLSVVGSLLLYMLFLLLVEPLNRKHDPYIQPLHNEEDSEDMRPQPDCAAAAQGGRGNTVLERVEGV